The Primulina eburnea isolate SZY01 chromosome 13, ASM2296580v1, whole genome shotgun sequence genome includes a region encoding these proteins:
- the LOC140809402 gene encoding L-ascorbate oxidase homolog, with translation MVLKLTALYSLLCVFIVVSADDPYRFFTWNVTYGIIYPLNIPQQGILINGQFPGPEIYSVTNDNIIVNVFNSLDEPFLIHWNGIQNRRNSYEDGVYGTTCPIPPGKNFTYILQMKDQIGSFFYFPSLAFHKAAGGFGGIRILSRPLIPVPFPNPADDYSLLIGDWYATNHTDLKAKLDGGNKLPFPDGILINGRGPNATSFNVQSGSTYRLRICNVGLQNSLNFRIQGHKMKVVEVEGTHTLQISYSSLDIHVGQCMSVLVTADQPPQAYYVVVSSRFTTPVLVTTGFLRYAGSNSPAPGPLPGGPTTEIDWSLNQARSIRTNLTASGPRPNPQGSYHYGMINTTRTIRLASSAAQVNGKQRYAINSVSFVPADTPLKIADYYKIDGVFRVGSISDAPTGGGMYLDTSVMGADYRAFIEIVFENSEDILQSYHLNGYAFWVVGMDGGQWTSASRDQYNLRDAVSRCTVQVYPSSWTAIYLPLDNVGMWNLRSEFWARQYLGQQFYLRVYTTSTSLRDEYPIPKNALLCGRASGRRTRPL, from the exons atggtGCTAAAATTAACAGCACTGTATTCTCTGCTATGTGTTTTCATTGTGGTTTCAGCAGATGATCCCTACAGATTCTTCACATGGAATGTGACTTATGGCATCATTTATCCTCTCAACATCCCCCAACAG GGTATTTTGATCAATGGGCAGTTTCCTGGTCCTGAGATTTACTCTGTCACCAATGATAACATCATTGTTAATGTGTTCAATAGCTTGGATGAGCCTTTTCTCATTCACTG GAATGGGATACAGAACAGGAGGAATTCGTATGAAGATGGGGTGTATGGGACTACGTGTCCGATCCCGCCAGGAAAGAACTTCACGTATATCCTTCAAATGAAGGATCAAATCgggagtttcttctatttccCATCCTTGGCCTTCCACAAAGCCGCCGGTGGTTTCGGTGGCATCAGGATTCTGAGCAGGCCCTTAATCCCCGTCCCTTTCCCTAATCCCGCCGACGATTACTCCCTCTTGATCGGGGATTGGTACGCCACTAATCACACT GATTTGAAGGCAAAACTAGATGGAGGCAACAAGTTGCCGTTCCCTGATGGAATTCTTATCAACGGACGTGGGCCGAATGCCACCTCTTTCAATGTTCAATCAG GGAGTACGTACCGGCTAAGGATATGCAATGTTGGATTGCAAAACTCGCTCAACTTCCGAATCCAAGGCCACAAGATGAAAGTGGTTGAAGTGGAAGGCACACATACGTTGCAGATCAGCTATTCGTCCCTCGACATTCACGTCGGACAATGCATGTCCGTTCTTGTAACAGCCGATCAACCCCCTCAGGCCTATTACGTTGTGGTGTCCAGCCGTTTCACCACACCTGTGCTAGTCACCACAGGTTTTCTTCGATATGCTGGCTCGAACAGTCCTGCCCCCGGACCGCTGCCAGGTGGACCAACGACTGAGATTGATTGGTCCCTCAACCAGGCTCGTTCTATCAG GACTAACCTCACAGCAAGTGGACCAAGACCAAATCCGCAAGGTTCATATCACTATGGCATGATAAACACCACAAGGACCATTAGGCTGGCAAGTTCTGCGGCCCAAGTCAATGGAAAACAAAGATATGCAATCAACAGCGTATCCTTTGTGCCGGCTGACACCCCTTTGAAGATTGCTGACTACTACAAAATCGATGGCGTTTTCCGTGTTGGAAGTATCTCTGATGCTCCCACAGGCGGAGGAATGTATCTTGACACATCGGTGATGGGGGCCGATTACAGGGCATTTATTGAGATTGTCTTTGAAAACAGCGAAGATATCTTGCAGAGCTATCACTTAAATGGCTACGCCTTCTGGGTAGTAGG GATGGATGGAGGGCAATGGACCTCAGCAAGTAGAGATCAGTACAATCTCCGGGATGCTGTTTCTAGATGCACAGTtcag GTGTATCCCAGTTCTTGGACCGCCATTTATCTTCCATTAGACAACGTAGGAATGTGGAACTTGAGATCAGAGTTTTGGGCTAGACAGTATTTAGGACAACAATTTTATCTAAGAGTCTACACCACATCAACTTCGCTTAGGGACGAGTATCCAATCCCAAAGAACGCCCTTCTTTGCGGACGGGCCAGCGGCAGACGCACCCGCCCCCTTTAA